From Puniceicoccaceae bacterium, the proteins below share one genomic window:
- the rpiB gene encoding ribose 5-phosphate isomerase B, protein MKIALGTDHAGYELKECIKAYLIELGHEVEDYGTHTPESCHYPTFVQYAAKAVAAGICDAGVVFGGSGNGETIAANKVKGIRCALCWTEETGRLAKEHNNANVISLGGRVVSQPNAKAAVKAWLDSSFEGGRHLTRISMLEEDLAPPPGLPAIQL, encoded by the coding sequence ATGAAAATCGCTCTGGGAACTGACCATGCTGGCTATGAACTCAAGGAATGCATCAAAGCATACCTGATTGAACTGGGACACGAAGTCGAAGACTACGGAACTCATACCCCGGAATCCTGCCACTACCCGACATTTGTTCAATACGCGGCCAAGGCTGTCGCCGCTGGCATCTGCGACGCAGGCGTCGTTTTTGGAGGAAGTGGCAACGGAGAGACCATCGCCGCCAACAAGGTGAAAGGGATCCGTTGCGCACTCTGCTGGACCGAAGAAACCGGGCGCCTGGCCAAAGAGCACAACAATGCCAATGTGATTTCATTGGGAGGTCGGGTTGTCTCCCAACCCAACGCAAAGGCAGCCGTCAAGGCCTGGCTCGATTCCAGCTTTGAAGGTGGGCGCCACCTCACGCGGATTTCCATGCTGGAAGAGGATCTCGCCCCACCCCCTGGACTTCCTGCAATCCAGCTATAA
- the ispF gene encoding 2-C-methyl-D-erythritol 2,4-cyclodiphosphate synthase: MRVGIGYDIHRTCEERELVLGGVRIPGPVGLEGHSDADCLSHAIADAILGAMGLPDIGTYFPPTDPSLRGMDSQRILKKAVAEAASKGYRLANVDSMLIAERPKLQPYMQQMKATLAHSLGVEPGCVGVKATTNEQVGDIGKGLAIAAHAVCLLVPMEEAQR; encoded by the coding sequence ATGCGCGTTGGAATCGGTTATGATATTCACCGAACCTGTGAGGAACGGGAATTGGTGCTGGGCGGGGTACGGATTCCCGGTCCGGTGGGACTGGAGGGACACTCGGATGCGGACTGTCTTTCCCATGCGATCGCTGACGCGATCCTGGGTGCCATGGGCCTGCCGGATATTGGGACGTATTTTCCTCCGACGGATCCGTCGCTTCGCGGTATGGATTCTCAGCGCATCCTTAAGAAGGCTGTGGCCGAAGCGGCATCAAAGGGGTATCGTTTGGCAAATGTGGATTCGATGTTGATCGCAGAACGGCCCAAGCTGCAACCGTACATGCAACAGATGAAAGCGACGCTTGCGCATTCGCTTGGGGTAGAACCCGGCTGCGTTGGTGTCAAGGCCACCACCAACGAGCAGGTCGGTGACATCGGGAAAGGGCTGGCCATTGCAGCCCATGCAGTTTGCCTGCTTGTGCCGATGGAAGAAGCTCAGCGCTGA
- the hemF gene encoding oxygen-dependent coproporphyrinogen oxidase, producing MSEREERVEGFFRSLQQEIVSRFEAFEKGTVKFQQDAWKREAGGGGLTCVLQGGDVFEKFGIGFSKVTGECLPPSASARRQHIAGQAFLAMGVSLVAHPCSPHVPTSHMNVRYFRTRDAVTGEPVWWFGGGYDLTPYYPRVADCVHWHQVARAVCDQHYGRAFYEQLKKSCDDYFHIKHRGIARGIGGVFFDDLNQPEFEQVFAFVRDLGGSFIDAYAPIVEARQQEPYGEQERAFQLYRRGRYVEFNLVYDRGTLFGLQSGGRVESILMSLPPLVRFDYGWSDAPDSPEARLESEFLVPRDWANLAVDNTGDESQLT from the coding sequence TTGTCAGAACGGGAGGAGCGGGTTGAAGGATTCTTTCGTTCTCTGCAACAGGAGATCGTGAGTCGGTTTGAAGCATTTGAGAAAGGAACGGTGAAGTTCCAACAGGATGCGTGGAAGCGAGAGGCGGGTGGAGGTGGGCTGACGTGCGTGCTGCAGGGAGGTGATGTGTTCGAGAAGTTTGGAATTGGTTTTTCCAAGGTAACAGGGGAATGCCTTCCCCCCTCGGCCTCCGCACGACGGCAGCACATCGCCGGGCAAGCTTTTTTGGCGATGGGAGTTTCGCTGGTGGCTCATCCATGCTCACCTCATGTGCCGACCTCTCACATGAATGTGCGGTATTTTCGCACACGGGACGCCGTTACGGGAGAGCCGGTTTGGTGGTTTGGCGGCGGTTATGACCTCACACCCTACTACCCGCGTGTGGCAGATTGTGTGCATTGGCATCAGGTTGCCCGGGCGGTTTGCGACCAGCACTATGGTCGTGCGTTTTATGAACAACTTAAAAAGAGTTGTGATGATTATTTCCACATCAAACACCGCGGCATTGCCCGCGGCATTGGTGGCGTCTTTTTTGATGACCTGAACCAACCCGAATTTGAGCAGGTATTTGCCTTCGTCAGGGACTTGGGAGGTTCTTTCATCGATGCCTATGCTCCCATCGTCGAGGCTCGACAGCAGGAACCCTATGGGGAGCAGGAGCGGGCGTTCCAGCTCTATCGGCGTGGCCGCTACGTGGAGTTTAACCTCGTGTATGATCGTGGAACCCTTTTTGGATTGCAGTCCGGTGGCAGAGTGGAATCCATTTTGATGTCGCTCCCGCCACTGGTTCGCTTTGACTATGGCTGGAGCGACGCACCCGACTCACCGGAGGCAAGATTGGAATCGGAGTTTCTGGTTCCACGGGACTGGGCCAACCTTGCGGTAGATAACACTGGCGATGAATCGCAACTCACATGA
- a CDS encoding O-antigen ligase family protein has product MSSRKVSQPLVPKEKVLIALVCLQLALAIWSMALTHLWSELLFAALSVAGFMICLIPQQRDLRWQDPAQTTSAAWKRLRRFPLFWSGILLLLYIAIQGLNPAYGYEENPETWRSFPIDHLSWLPSSIASPFHKLNPWRMMLMLGAAWLFLCYSWTGLQRRRSLAFVLWFLFFNALAFCVLVIVQKQTGASGIYWNFEVYPNFFGTVPYKNRGAALLYLMMGCSMALYFYQVRIMRERLLRSGPHLIVLLGILVQYATLWSSFSRGGLAVATAMLFAFFLMILRTSFEEGDSPILKFLSIPICALLIVLAATAVPRLPDFEGTLQRFESEKLEKEVTTLDFNGRLIPTQITWEMIQYKPWFGWGAGSWRFVFPYYQLNYPEILNDGKIVRIWHDAHNDWAQYVSELGIVGTPFLLFFILWPVMFLSRNIRQSRCTHIMLAITLLGGFVHALIELLFQNLSILCLSATVIMLLLKLPYSRRSREHTNRLPGSIT; this is encoded by the coding sequence ATGAGCAGCCGCAAGGTGAGCCAGCCCCTGGTTCCCAAGGAAAAGGTGCTCATTGCCCTCGTCTGCCTGCAACTTGCCCTTGCGATCTGGTCCATGGCGCTGACCCATCTCTGGTCAGAGTTGCTCTTTGCCGCGCTCTCCGTTGCAGGATTCATGATCTGCCTGATTCCACAGCAGCGCGACCTGCGCTGGCAGGACCCCGCGCAAACAACTTCCGCTGCCTGGAAGCGACTGCGTCGTTTTCCACTGTTCTGGTCGGGCATTCTGCTCCTGCTCTACATTGCAATCCAAGGCCTCAACCCCGCCTACGGATATGAAGAAAACCCAGAGACCTGGCGCTCCTTCCCCATCGATCACCTCTCCTGGTTACCCTCTTCCATCGCCAGTCCATTCCACAAACTCAACCCCTGGCGCATGATGCTCATGCTGGGGGCAGCATGGCTCTTTCTCTGTTATTCCTGGACTGGATTACAGCGTCGCCGATCCCTTGCATTTGTGCTCTGGTTTCTGTTTTTCAATGCTTTGGCGTTCTGTGTACTGGTGATCGTGCAAAAACAGACTGGTGCCTCCGGCATCTACTGGAATTTCGAAGTCTACCCCAATTTTTTCGGAACCGTTCCTTACAAAAACCGGGGAGCCGCATTGCTCTACCTGATGATGGGTTGCTCCATGGCCCTGTATTTTTATCAGGTCCGCATCATGCGTGAGCGACTGCTTCGCTCTGGCCCTCACCTGATCGTGCTGCTGGGCATCCTCGTCCAATACGCTACACTATGGTCTTCGTTCTCCCGGGGTGGACTCGCAGTCGCCACGGCCATGCTCTTTGCCTTTTTCCTGATGATCCTGCGCACGAGCTTCGAAGAAGGCGACTCGCCCATCCTCAAGTTCCTGAGCATTCCCATCTGTGCACTGCTCATCGTGCTGGCAGCGACTGCAGTACCGCGCCTGCCTGATTTTGAGGGAACCCTTCAGCGATTCGAAAGCGAGAAGCTGGAAAAGGAAGTCACCACTCTCGACTTCAATGGTCGTCTCATTCCAACGCAAATCACCTGGGAAATGATTCAATACAAACCCTGGTTCGGCTGGGGTGCAGGCAGCTGGCGCTTTGTCTTCCCCTATTATCAACTCAACTATCCGGAGATCCTCAATGACGGAAAAATCGTCAGAATCTGGCATGACGCCCACAACGACTGGGCACAGTATGTGAGTGAACTCGGCATTGTTGGAACCCCATTTTTGCTATTTTTTATCCTTTGGCCGGTGATGTTTCTCAGCCGAAACATCCGACAAAGCCGCTGCACCCACATCATGCTCGCCATCACCCTGCTTGGGGGTTTTGTCCATGCCCTGATCGAGCTGCTCTTTCAGAACCTGAGCATCCTTTGCCTGAGTGCGACGGTCATCATGCTTCTGCTCAAACTGCCCTACTCCCGCAGAAGCCGCGAACACACAAATCGGCTCCCAGGTAGCATCACTTGA
- a CDS encoding phosphoribosyltransferase family protein: protein MDKRNCIVVGNSSDDPFAIDVAHSLGQREDIADLISLKNFANTEFCPRFISDELDFNHIGSKLKGKTVIVVSTSSLTRSRQSLAMRNFFIARAAKENGAAEVVLVEPDLYYSAQDRGPREEHGTTDFKRDLYDYKKFDGQPFTARLYAQMLKLSGVDKVLTVHNHSHSVETVFSEVFEGGFYNLIPYDVYVDYILNSDIVNFGPEGEGLAFCAPDKGAREFVREIFRRMGLPKAKFILLDKERTGERSVEIKLHPESESTFEELGGHDVVLFDDMVRTGSTVVRACQLLKDINPGKTVFALTHFYASDEGRAKMASTAIDEILTTNTIPTILNRDVQGRLRKKMVVLKIEKWLALNLGRILDIECDQRDNSFYAIDMSSKNVRWTHKIWLSEQLRTLR, encoded by the coding sequence GTGGATAAACGGAATTGTATTGTAGTCGGCAACTCTTCGGACGACCCATTTGCGATTGATGTCGCACACTCGCTTGGGCAGCGGGAGGATATCGCGGATCTCATCAGTTTGAAAAACTTTGCGAACACCGAGTTCTGTCCGCGATTCATTTCCGATGAACTGGACTTCAATCATATCGGCAGCAAGCTGAAAGGAAAGACCGTGATTGTAGTCAGCACGAGCAGCCTGACGCGCAGCCGTCAGAGTCTGGCCATGCGCAATTTTTTCATCGCACGGGCGGCGAAGGAAAACGGTGCCGCAGAAGTGGTGCTCGTGGAGCCGGACCTTTATTACAGTGCACAGGATCGAGGACCGCGTGAAGAACACGGTACAACGGACTTCAAGCGTGATCTTTACGATTATAAAAAGTTTGACGGTCAACCCTTCACAGCTCGCCTCTATGCGCAGATGCTGAAACTGTCGGGCGTGGACAAAGTGCTGACGGTTCACAATCACTCCCACTCGGTGGAAACGGTATTTTCCGAGGTGTTTGAAGGAGGTTTTTATAACCTCATCCCCTACGATGTCTATGTGGACTACATCCTGAACTCCGATATCGTGAACTTTGGTCCGGAAGGCGAAGGGCTGGCATTTTGCGCACCGGACAAGGGGGCAAGGGAATTTGTGAGAGAGATTTTCCGGCGCATGGGATTGCCGAAGGCGAAGTTCATCCTGCTCGATAAGGAGCGTACGGGAGAACGCAGCGTAGAGATCAAACTGCACCCAGAGAGCGAATCGACGTTTGAAGAGCTTGGCGGGCATGATGTGGTGCTGTTTGACGACATGGTTCGAACGGGTTCGACGGTTGTGAGGGCCTGTCAGTTGCTCAAGGATATTAATCCGGGAAAGACGGTTTTTGCGCTGACTCATTTTTATGCCAGCGATGAAGGTCGCGCGAAAATGGCGAGTACTGCGATCGACGAAATTTTGACCACCAATACCATCCCGACGATTCTCAATCGAGATGTGCAGGGGCGCTTGCGCAAAAAAATGGTCGTCCTCAAGATTGAAAAATGGCTGGCGCTCAACCTCGGGCGAATTCTGGACATTGAATGCGACCAGCGGGACAACAGTTTTTACGCGATCGACATGTCTTCGAAAAACGTGCGATGGACGCACAAGATCTGGTTGAGTGAACAGCTTCGCACCCTGCGTTGA
- the ndk gene encoding nucleoside-diphosphate kinase, producing MERTFIILKPDCMEQRNVGDIVSRFEANGFEIVAAKMTQLDPHLLEIHYAHIVDKPFYPEVVKFMTERPVLLLVLEATDAIHRARELIGPTNPEHALKSTIRGGFGTCTMRNVIHASDSREAARLEIARFFAETEIFHIEKPEAVI from the coding sequence ATGGAAAGAACCTTCATTATTCTTAAACCGGACTGCATGGAGCAGCGCAATGTCGGCGACATTGTCTCCCGCTTCGAAGCAAACGGATTCGAAATCGTCGCGGCAAAAATGACGCAACTCGATCCCCACCTGCTGGAGATCCACTACGCGCATATTGTGGACAAGCCCTTCTATCCCGAGGTCGTGAAGTTCATGACCGAGCGTCCGGTGCTGCTGCTGGTGCTCGAAGCAACCGATGCCATCCATCGCGCCCGCGAACTGATTGGCCCGACCAACCCCGAACACGCTCTCAAAAGCACCATTCGCGGTGGGTTTGGTACCTGCACCATGCGCAACGTGATCCATGCATCGGACTCAAGAGAGGCGGCCAGACTGGAGATCGCACGCTTCTTTGCGGAGACCGAAATTTTCCACATCGAGAAGCCCGAAGCCGTCATATGA
- the hemE gene encoding uroporphyrinogen decarboxylase — protein sequence MNGYQRIQNALELKPVDRTPVWFMRQAGRYLPEYRALKSKSDFRTMVQTPDLATEVTLQPLRRFPQIDAAILFSDILVIPEAMGMDYDFRESGGISMDWSFRSDRDLSRLDDGAIEERLAYVFQALAQIRMELGDEKALFGFGGSPWTLATYMVEGGSSKEFANIKAMGFERPDLLEQLLELITSALIRYFRRMQQSGVQAIQIFDSWGSACPGICYESWSLKWIRRIIDEVGQSVPFILFSKGMGAHREAWIRTGARVLSLDSSLKLGDFVNQEGRTHAIQGNLDPLLLSMTPEVVRRATRELLDPAGPIPGHIFNLGHGILPHARIESVESMLEAVDAVRGPVSG from the coding sequence ATGAACGGATATCAACGAATTCAGAATGCTTTGGAATTGAAGCCTGTCGACCGTACTCCGGTATGGTTCATGCGGCAGGCGGGTCGCTATCTGCCGGAGTATCGGGCGTTGAAGAGCAAATCTGATTTCCGTACCATGGTACAGACTCCGGATCTTGCGACTGAGGTTACTCTGCAACCCCTGCGCCGATTTCCTCAGATTGATGCTGCCATCCTGTTCAGCGACATCCTGGTGATTCCGGAAGCGATGGGCATGGACTACGATTTTCGGGAATCCGGGGGCATTTCCATGGATTGGAGTTTTCGCTCGGATCGTGACCTCTCCCGCCTTGACGATGGTGCCATTGAGGAGCGCCTCGCATACGTTTTCCAGGCACTTGCGCAGATTCGAATGGAATTGGGGGACGAAAAAGCACTGTTTGGGTTTGGAGGTTCTCCGTGGACGCTGGCTACCTACATGGTCGAGGGTGGATCCTCCAAAGAGTTTGCAAACATCAAGGCGATGGGGTTTGAGCGTCCGGATTTGCTGGAGCAACTACTGGAACTGATCACCTCGGCACTGATTCGCTACTTTCGCCGCATGCAGCAGAGTGGGGTGCAGGCGATCCAGATTTTTGATTCCTGGGGCAGTGCATGCCCGGGAATTTGCTATGAATCCTGGTCATTGAAATGGATTCGCCGTATCATTGACGAAGTGGGGCAGTCCGTTCCGTTCATCCTGTTTTCAAAAGGAATGGGTGCGCATCGGGAAGCGTGGATTCGCACCGGCGCCCGGGTTCTGAGTCTGGACAGTTCCCTGAAACTTGGCGATTTTGTGAATCAGGAAGGGCGCACCCATGCGATTCAGGGCAATCTGGATCCCTTGCTTTTGTCGATGACTCCTGAAGTGGTGCGGCGTGCGACGCGGGAGTTGCTCGATCCTGCGGGTCCGATTCCCGGACATATTTTCAATCTGGGACACGGAATATTACCGCATGCACGCATCGAATCTGTGGAATCAATGCTGGAGGCTGTGGATGCGGTCCGGGGTCCTGTATCAGGGTAG
- the hemA gene encoding glutamyl-tRNA reductase, translating to MTVSVSSIGTRGKRTPALFAFSFSHHQADLHLREQLKLDTDERRELLDALQRIPGLCSHVVLDTCNRWEVYGVALREGVVDQVWKCICDAFPVSDAELHHLVNEYRESRMIQHLFEVSAGVDSQMVGETEILGQVKAAYGDADEANHVDLVMHRIFNKAFQAAKWARTHTQIGRGQVSIGNITVDLATRIFGELSSCKVLVIGSGEVGRLTAQALRSRAARSLTFTSRTLAHAQLLATEMKGAVFAMEGLVERLPEFDIVVSSTASPQVLLSRETMKQVMRRRSFRPLFMIDLAMPRDIEPSVGKISQVFLYNLDDVSSIANENLESRSQEIDACKRALSARAWSTWLEVVRRQQMRKLRERSG from the coding sequence ATGACCGTATCTGTGAGCAGCATCGGCACGAGGGGGAAACGCACGCCTGCCTTGTTCGCCTTCTCATTCAGCCACCACCAGGCGGACTTGCACCTTCGTGAACAGTTGAAGCTGGATACTGACGAACGACGGGAGTTGCTCGATGCTTTGCAGCGGATTCCGGGCTTGTGTTCACATGTTGTGCTCGATACCTGCAACCGTTGGGAAGTCTATGGGGTTGCTCTGCGAGAGGGAGTAGTGGATCAGGTGTGGAAGTGCATTTGCGATGCTTTTCCGGTTTCAGATGCAGAGTTGCACCATTTGGTGAATGAGTATCGGGAGAGTCGCATGATTCAGCACTTGTTTGAAGTGAGTGCGGGTGTGGATTCCCAGATGGTGGGAGAGACAGAGATTCTTGGGCAAGTCAAAGCTGCGTATGGAGATGCAGATGAGGCGAACCATGTGGATTTGGTCATGCACCGAATCTTCAACAAGGCCTTTCAGGCAGCCAAGTGGGCACGAACCCATACTCAGATTGGCCGGGGGCAGGTCAGTATCGGAAACATCACGGTTGACCTCGCAACCCGTATTTTTGGCGAACTGTCCTCCTGTAAAGTCCTGGTGATCGGATCTGGCGAAGTGGGGCGACTGACGGCCCAGGCACTGAGGAGTCGGGCGGCCCGTTCCCTGACGTTTACGAGTCGGACGTTGGCGCATGCCCAACTGCTTGCAACTGAGATGAAGGGGGCGGTTTTTGCGATGGAAGGATTGGTGGAACGCCTGCCCGAGTTTGACATCGTGGTGAGCAGCACAGCCTCTCCTCAGGTGTTGTTGAGTCGTGAAACCATGAAACAAGTGATGCGGAGACGTTCGTTTCGTCCCCTGTTCATGATTGACCTTGCGATGCCGCGTGACATCGAACCATCGGTTGGCAAGATTTCGCAGGTGTTCCTCTACAATCTCGACGATGTTTCAAGCATCGCAAACGAAAACCTGGAATCGCGCAGTCAGGAGATTGATGCATGCAAGCGGGCACTCTCCGCGCGAGCCTGGTCCACCTGGCTGGAGGTGGTGAGACGGCAGCAGATGCGCAAGTTGCGGGAGCGCAGTGGCTGA
- a CDS encoding ATP-dependent Clp protease proteolytic subunit yields MTRYESESDTNTDKGTKLPSVEIQKKFLENRKIFLWGEVSDKSAKDLTEKLMYLELEAPGKPIQFYLNSPGGSITAGMAIYDTMQLITSPISVIVTGMAASMGSILLCGAPKGSRYVYPNARVMIHQPLIAGRMVGPAADIHIQAIEMERLRDELNQILAKATGQSLEKIQKDTDRDFYMTATEAVAYGIADKVVDSFI; encoded by the coding sequence ATGACACGTTACGAATCAGAATCGGACACAAACACCGATAAAGGGACCAAACTTCCCAGCGTCGAAATTCAGAAAAAGTTCCTTGAGAATCGCAAAATTTTCCTCTGGGGCGAAGTCTCGGACAAATCGGCCAAGGACCTCACCGAAAAGCTCATGTACCTCGAGCTTGAGGCTCCCGGTAAACCCATTCAGTTTTATCTCAACTCCCCCGGTGGTTCCATCACGGCAGGCATGGCGATCTATGACACCATGCAGTTGATCACTTCTCCCATCAGCGTAATTGTAACAGGCATGGCTGCCAGCATGGGTTCCATCCTGCTCTGTGGCGCTCCCAAGGGTTCCCGCTACGTGTATCCCAACGCAAGGGTCATGATTCACCAGCCCTTGATCGCCGGTCGCATGGTGGGACCTGCAGCGGATATTCACATCCAGGCCATTGAAATGGAGCGGTTGCGGGATGAACTCAACCAGATCCTTGCCAAGGCAACCGGGCAGTCTCTGGAAAAGATTCAGAAAGACACAGATCGCGATTTTTACATGACGGCCACTGAAGCAGTGGCATACGGCATCGCGGATAAGGTTGTCGACTCCTTCATCTAG
- the ccsA gene encoding cytochrome c biogenesis protein CcsA, translating to MPNLFDNPSSLKFVDVFPCSILASGWNGKNLTETMGYHLIALLCFAATFVLHWVYIRRKQYLSRRISLPLLGLGFLSITLFLVMRGRSIHACPIGNPYEIVSMMVWSSLFFFILISLFFRVNYFGFFTAGLATVTLATIQLFPDLNYDYQVNHTDQSHVVGFHASLAVFSYGIFAVQALFALMYLLQFQGLARRRMGLFFSVLPPLLKLEKLQVGTLATGVFVLSVSLFMGSFSIFHGYGAIPVYKLGATVLVWIVYVVILGLYLCKRLVSANFSRASIIAFAVALLALVPVDRARHDADLPVEAPSNHSNPK from the coding sequence ATGCCGAACCTCTTCGACAACCCCTCATCGCTGAAGTTCGTTGACGTTTTCCCCTGTAGTATCCTTGCTTCTGGATGGAATGGAAAGAACCTGACTGAAACGATGGGCTACCACCTGATTGCCTTGCTGTGTTTTGCGGCCACCTTTGTCCTGCATTGGGTTTACATTCGTCGCAAACAATACCTGAGTCGCCGCATTTCGCTGCCACTGTTGGGACTTGGATTTCTGTCGATCACCCTCTTTCTGGTGATGCGCGGACGAAGCATTCATGCCTGTCCTATTGGCAATCCATACGAGATCGTCAGCATGATGGTCTGGTCGAGTCTCTTTTTTTTCATCCTGATCAGTTTGTTTTTCAGGGTGAACTATTTCGGCTTTTTTACCGCAGGATTGGCAACCGTGACGCTTGCAACGATTCAGTTGTTTCCCGATCTGAATTATGACTACCAGGTAAACCACACCGATCAGAGTCACGTGGTGGGATTCCATGCCTCCCTGGCAGTGTTCAGCTATGGGATATTTGCGGTACAGGCACTCTTTGCCCTGATGTATCTCTTACAGTTTCAGGGCTTGGCTCGACGACGCATGGGCTTGTTTTTCTCCGTGTTGCCACCCTTGTTGAAGCTGGAAAAACTACAAGTTGGTACCCTTGCGACCGGAGTGTTTGTACTGAGTGTGTCCCTGTTCATGGGGTCGTTCAGCATTTTTCACGGATATGGTGCGATCCCGGTCTACAAACTGGGTGCAACCGTATTGGTCTGGATCGTATATGTGGTGATTCTCGGACTTTATTTGTGCAAACGTCTGGTTTCCGCCAATTTTTCGCGTGCATCGATCATCGCCTTTGCCGTGGCATTGTTGGCACTGGTTCCTGTAGATCGGGCACGCCATGACGCGGATTTGCCCGTGGAGGCACCATCCAACCACAGCAACCCGAAATGA
- the hemH gene encoding ferrochelatase produces the protein MPKKGVLLLNLGSPDSTSVSDVRKYLREFLMDPRVLDAPDLIRWIVVNLFILPTRPKNSAQAYESIWTEQGSPLIVVSEQYAEQLREKLSIPVYLGMRYGNPSTESQVDAMIRDGIEEVLIFPLYPHYAMSSYESALVCATDCLKAKAPQIQYQVVNPFYQDPEYIECLMDQAQPYLAKQHDYVLFSFHGIPERHLVKGDPSHSHCLFKEGCCERDHPAHATCYRHQCLATVRAFVERAGIPEGKYGVSFQSRLGKDPWLQPYTDHTLESLPEKGIQKLLVMCPAFVTDCLETLEEISEEGKELFLEAGGTAFEQIPCLNLNPRWIDYSASLVQRFVDAEPLRQPLIAEVR, from the coding sequence ATGCCGAAAAAAGGAGTTTTGCTGTTAAATCTGGGTTCGCCGGATTCGACCTCGGTTTCCGATGTTCGAAAGTATCTCAGGGAGTTTCTGATGGATCCACGCGTGCTGGATGCTCCGGACCTGATCCGGTGGATTGTGGTGAATCTGTTCATCCTCCCCACCCGTCCTAAGAACTCAGCACAGGCATATGAAAGCATTTGGACTGAGCAGGGATCACCGCTCATCGTCGTCAGTGAGCAGTATGCGGAGCAACTTCGCGAAAAACTGTCGATTCCGGTATACCTTGGTATGCGCTACGGAAATCCGAGCACGGAAAGCCAGGTGGACGCGATGATTCGGGATGGAATCGAAGAAGTCCTGATTTTTCCGCTCTACCCCCATTATGCGATGTCGAGTTACGAGTCGGCGCTGGTCTGTGCGACGGATTGCCTGAAGGCCAAGGCACCGCAAATCCAGTATCAGGTGGTGAATCCGTTCTATCAGGACCCCGAGTACATTGAATGCCTGATGGATCAGGCCCAGCCGTACCTCGCCAAGCAGCATGACTATGTCTTGTTCTCGTTTCATGGGATTCCTGAGCGCCACCTTGTGAAAGGGGACCCCTCCCACAGTCACTGTCTGTTCAAGGAAGGATGCTGTGAGCGCGATCATCCGGCGCATGCGACTTGCTACCGCCACCAGTGCCTGGCGACCGTGCGTGCTTTTGTCGAGCGGGCAGGGATTCCAGAAGGGAAGTATGGAGTGTCATTCCAATCCCGACTGGGCAAGGACCCCTGGCTGCAACCCTACACCGACCACACGCTAGAATCCCTCCCGGAAAAGGGAATCCAGAAGCTTCTGGTGATGTGTCCGGCGTTTGTGACGGACTGCCTGGAAACCCTCGAAGAGATTTCCGAAGAGGGCAAGGAATTGTTTCTGGAAGCGGGTGGCACTGCGTTTGAACAGATTCCCTGTCTCAACCTGAATCCGCGATGGATCGACTACAGTGCATCACTGGTGCAGCGATTTGTGGATGCCGAACCTCTTCGACAACCCCTCATCGCTGAAGTTCGTTGA
- a CDS encoding GNAT family protein, with translation MDSGSPPLLEGKRTRLRAYHRTDLNAAVQFLNQHEVRSLLEPGILFPLRMEDEEQWYQSFSAISEGVYHFAIERIDTGEYIGGCGINQVSQKSRVATLGIFLGAMHQNQGFGSEAMQLLIDFCFLEMNLNKVKLRVYAFNQRAIHCYQRLGFQTEGVQRQEIFRNGTYHDEWLMALLRTEWKSQRGKSH, from the coding sequence ATGGACTCAGGATCTCCCCCTTTGCTCGAAGGTAAACGCACTCGTCTTCGTGCCTATCATCGCACCGATCTTAACGCCGCAGTGCAGTTCCTGAATCAGCACGAAGTTCGCTCGCTGCTCGAACCCGGAATCCTGTTCCCCCTGCGCATGGAGGACGAAGAACAGTGGTATCAGTCGTTCAGTGCCATCAGTGAAGGGGTTTACCACTTTGCCATCGAACGCATCGACACCGGAGAATACATCGGTGGATGTGGTATCAACCAGGTCTCCCAGAAGTCCAGGGTCGCAACTCTCGGCATCTTCCTGGGCGCCATGCACCAAAATCAGGGATTCGGATCGGAAGCGATGCAACTGCTCATCGACTTCTGCTTCCTTGAGATGAATCTTAACAAGGTAAAACTCAGGGTATATGCCTTCAATCAGCGCGCCATCCACTGCTACCAGCGCCTGGGATTCCAAACGGAAGGCGTACAACGTCAGGAGATTTTCCGAAACGGCACCTATCATGATGAATGGCTGATGGCCCTGCTGCGCACGGAGTGGAAGTCGCAGCGCGGCAAATCGCATTGA